A genomic segment from Propioniciclava sp. MC1595 encodes:
- a CDS encoding AAA family ATPase: protein MLSSRFISVTLENFRGVRGRQTFDLDAPVVLFWGPNGTGKTTVFDGLLWLLQGSLPRLKAHALRRNDEYIVSAYGASRPARVQARVRAGSLVFDVERTGTSAYSTLSLRDPVGNELTNADADRELRARLSHGTLPLEEILATSGLLQQDDLRQMLRDKPDARFRQLLRLLGLESLEQFERFVESDLKSARATVSSAKLRLDQCRSRATETRDRIETVETLSAISLQEPSEIQSLRISLDSESGTLRPRSDVKSLRDIEDLVADVEIARSASSGALEAIRGMPAARTELEGNVDVLSAECDAAEERYRESQRLLDAAKEARDRASAKHDEVVALIAQAIPLLEAHSESGIADCPVCETRIDVKSTIERLVRRGESSTELADADTAVEEAREAWIVARRELNAARLAREDFLERLQADQLLAGRIDDLGRSLAALLGVKSFEVVGLAGEAPNELVARVFLPGESRQELVSILANLERRLAELSPVASSARHRIAVREDSLHRRGQVPQLRAALEVIESEVEAAASAHDAARRELTATEGLRVAAAAAVASIFEGRFEAIDPLMNDIYSRLDPHPTFTKLDFAIERYRGRGTAMASVTDEDNDVQANPLLVFSAAQANVVVLSAFLALGWAAGRNGLPFVLMDDPLQSLDDVNVLGFSDLVGQLRAQKQVMLSTHEERFARLLERKLTMSPTEGATIVHRFLGWSREGPQVETRRVGFSEPAVVAS from the coding sequence ATGCTTTCATCACGCTTTATCTCCGTCACTCTCGAGAATTTCCGCGGCGTTCGCGGACGGCAAACGTTCGACTTGGACGCCCCCGTTGTCCTTTTTTGGGGCCCAAACGGAACCGGCAAGACCACCGTGTTCGACGGTCTACTCTGGTTGCTCCAGGGTTCGCTGCCACGCTTGAAGGCTCACGCATTACGCCGAAACGACGAATACATCGTTAGCGCCTACGGGGCGTCGCGACCAGCTCGTGTTCAAGCCAGAGTCCGAGCGGGTTCTTTGGTGTTCGACGTCGAGAGAACTGGAACAAGTGCATATAGCACACTCTCGTTACGCGATCCTGTCGGAAACGAGTTGACAAACGCGGACGCCGACAGGGAACTCAGGGCACGCCTTTCGCATGGCACGTTGCCTCTTGAGGAGATCCTTGCCACGAGCGGGCTTCTTCAGCAGGACGACCTGCGTCAAATGCTCAGGGATAAACCGGATGCGCGGTTCCGCCAACTTCTCCGGCTACTTGGGCTCGAGTCGCTGGAGCAGTTCGAACGCTTTGTTGAGTCGGACCTCAAGTCGGCGCGCGCAACCGTTAGCTCCGCCAAGCTCCGACTCGATCAATGTCGTTCTCGCGCGACGGAGACCAGAGACCGCATTGAGACGGTTGAGACCCTCTCAGCGATCTCGCTGCAGGAACCTTCCGAGATCCAGTCGCTCCGCATTAGTCTCGACTCGGAGTCGGGGACACTTCGGCCTCGAAGCGACGTCAAGTCGCTTCGTGACATCGAGGATCTTGTCGCCGACGTCGAGATCGCGCGGTCGGCGTCGAGCGGCGCGCTTGAGGCAATCCGTGGCATGCCAGCGGCGCGGACGGAGCTCGAAGGCAACGTTGATGTACTTAGTGCCGAGTGCGATGCCGCAGAGGAAAGGTACCGGGAGTCGCAGCGTTTGCTTGATGCCGCCAAGGAGGCACGGGATCGGGCTTCCGCGAAGCACGACGAGGTGGTTGCCCTTATCGCGCAAGCGATTCCACTGCTGGAGGCGCACTCCGAGAGCGGTATCGCGGATTGCCCGGTGTGCGAGACGCGAATAGACGTCAAGTCGACGATCGAGCGACTCGTCAGACGTGGCGAGTCCAGCACCGAACTAGCGGACGCGGATACGGCCGTGGAGGAAGCCCGGGAAGCCTGGATTGTTGCGCGTCGTGAGCTCAATGCTGCCCGTCTGGCGCGCGAGGACTTCCTGGAGCGTCTACAAGCGGACCAGCTACTAGCGGGCCGCATCGATGACTTGGGGCGAAGCCTCGCCGCTCTGCTCGGAGTCAAGTCGTTCGAAGTAGTGGGGCTTGCGGGAGAAGCACCGAACGAGTTGGTCGCGCGCGTCTTTCTTCCAGGAGAATCGAGGCAAGAGCTCGTCTCGATCCTTGCGAACCTGGAGCGCAGACTGGCTGAGCTGTCCCCCGTCGCATCATCAGCTCGGCACCGCATTGCGGTCCGCGAGGACTCACTCCACCGGCGCGGGCAAGTCCCGCAGTTGAGAGCGGCTCTTGAGGTCATCGAGTCGGAGGTCGAAGCTGCAGCCTCGGCGCACGATGCTGCGCGCCGCGAGCTAACGGCAACCGAGGGGCTCCGGGTCGCCGCAGCGGCCGCAGTTGCGTCCATTTTCGAGGGTCGGTTCGAAGCCATTGACCCGCTGATGAACGACATCTACAGCAGACTCGACCCGCATCCGACCTTTACGAAACTGGATTTCGCGATCGAACGCTACCGAGGGCGTGGCACCGCAATGGCCTCCGTCACCGATGAAGACAACGACGTGCAAGCAAATCCGTTGCTCGTGTTCTCAGCCGCGCAGGCAAACGTCGTAGTGCTCTCCGCGTTTCTTGCTCTCGGATGGGCCGCCGGGAGGAATGGTCTACCCTTCGTACTGATGGACGATCCCCTTCAGTCCCTCGATGATGTCAATGTGCTGGGGTTCTCTGACCTAGTCGGGCAGTTGCGAGCGCAGAAGCAGGTGATGCTGTCGACGCACGAGGAGAGGTTCGCGCGGCTGCTTGAGCGAAAGCTGACTATGTCGCCGACCGAAGGGGCGACCATTGTTCACCGATTCCTCGGGTGGAGTCGCGAGGGTCCGCAAGTCGAAACGCGACGAGTTGGGTTCAGTGAGCCTGCTGTCGTCGCCTCGTGA
- the ltrA gene encoding group II intron reverse transcriptase/maturase: MSEDAPVNTGATGWPSDARAFLAVRRMQTKLHGWAAADRGRRFDDLYNLVCDPAFLTMAWERVAGNKGARTPGVDRATVAHVTSGMGVEAFLRQVRDELKSRTFQPVPVRQVMIPKASGKLRKLGIPTVTDRVVQAALKLVLEPIFEADFQPCSYGFRPNRRAADAIAEIHHFTSKRYEWVLEADIEACFDMIDHTALMDRLRARVSDKRVLALVKAFLKAGVLTTVGTTEGTVTGTPQGGILSPLLANIALSVLDDEFARRWTQEMGTANQRNRRRYHGEATYRLIRYADDFVIVVKGERSDADQLREEVAVVLVPMGLRLSPDKTRVVHIDDGFDFLGFHIRRMRKRGSHKSFVYTKPSTKAIASIKARVKAMTYRATLHRDPGYLMAYLGRVLRGWANYFRHAVAKRAFNAVDSYTWERITSWLRKKHRRIGWPELRRRYCLPGSWRLAHDGVRFKGAASVPIVRYRYRGYQIPTPWTPSTVAS, from the coding sequence ATGTCCGAAGACGCACCGGTGAATACCGGTGCCACTGGGTGGCCGAGCGATGCTCGCGCCTTTCTGGCGGTACGGAGGATGCAGACCAAACTGCATGGTTGGGCGGCCGCGGATCGCGGCCGCCGGTTTGATGATCTGTACAACCTGGTCTGTGACCCGGCGTTTCTGACGATGGCGTGGGAACGCGTCGCTGGGAACAAGGGGGCACGGACACCGGGGGTGGACCGGGCCACGGTGGCCCACGTTACCTCCGGGATGGGGGTCGAGGCGTTCCTGCGGCAGGTACGGGACGAGTTGAAGTCCCGGACCTTCCAGCCGGTGCCGGTGCGGCAGGTGATGATCCCGAAGGCCAGCGGCAAGCTGCGCAAGTTGGGCATCCCCACCGTCACCGACCGGGTGGTGCAGGCCGCCTTGAAGCTGGTACTGGAACCTATTTTCGAGGCGGACTTCCAACCGTGCTCGTACGGGTTCCGCCCGAACCGGCGCGCTGCTGACGCGATCGCCGAGATCCACCACTTCACCAGCAAACGGTATGAGTGGGTGTTGGAGGCCGACATTGAGGCGTGTTTCGACATGATCGACCACACCGCGTTGATGGACCGCCTGCGAGCGAGGGTTTCGGACAAGCGTGTGCTGGCGTTGGTGAAGGCGTTCCTGAAGGCGGGGGTGCTCACCACGGTGGGTACCACCGAGGGAACGGTGACCGGCACCCCGCAGGGCGGAATCTTGTCCCCGTTGCTGGCCAACATCGCTTTGTCCGTGTTGGACGACGAGTTCGCACGTCGCTGGACCCAGGAGATGGGAACGGCGAACCAGCGGAACCGGCGCCGCTATCACGGCGAGGCGACCTACCGGCTCATCCGGTACGCCGACGACTTCGTGATCGTGGTCAAAGGCGAACGATCTGATGCCGATCAGTTGCGCGAGGAGGTGGCAGTCGTGTTGGTCCCGATGGGGCTGCGACTGTCGCCGGACAAGACCCGAGTGGTCCACATCGACGACGGGTTCGACTTCCTCGGCTTCCACATCCGACGGATGCGGAAACGCGGGAGCCACAAGTCGTTTGTGTACACCAAGCCGTCGACGAAGGCGATCGCCTCGATCAAGGCACGGGTGAAGGCCATGACGTACAGAGCAACCCTGCACCGCGACCCGGGCTACCTGATGGCCTACCTGGGTCGAGTGTTGCGTGGGTGGGCGAACTACTTCCGGCACGCGGTGGCCAAACGAGCCTTCAACGCGGTCGATTCCTACACGTGGGAACGGATCACGTCGTGGCTACGGAAGAAGCACCGTCGTATCGGATGGCCAGAGCTCCGGCGCAGGTACTGTCTGCCGGGCAGTTGGCGGCTCGCCCACGACGGGGTCAGGTTCAAGGGCGCAGCCAGCGTCCCCATCGTCCGGTACCGCTACCGCGGCTACCAGATCCCGACCCCGTGGACCCCATCGACCGTCGCAAGCTGA
- a CDS encoding IS256 family transposase — MLKVVHNAEESNEPGGASLLDGLVRDAARQMLAVALRAEVAAYIDSAADQLDDAGRRLVVRNGHHNEREVLTAAGRVPVRAPRVNDKRIDEATGERRRFASAILPAWARKSPKVAEVLPLLYLHGLSSLDFGPALTQFLGSAQGLSPATITRLTKDWQDEAAAFNTRSLAGTDYVYVWVDGIHLKVRLEQDKVCLLVMIGVRADGTKELIALDDGHRESTESWLDLLRSAKRRGMRAPVLAVGDGALGFWAALREVFPETVEQRCWFHKIANVLNALPKSVQRGAKTALAEIWNAQDKEHAQKAAKVFVADYGVKWPKATAKISDDLDVLLAFYDYPAEHWVHLRTTNPIESTFATVRLRQRVTKGPGSRAAGIAMAFKLIQSAQARWRAVNAPHLVALVRAGATFDKGILVERPDEPTHESGGDQHVA, encoded by the coding sequence ATGCTCAAAGTAGTTCACAACGCTGAGGAGTCCAACGAGCCAGGCGGTGCGTCGCTGTTGGACGGGCTGGTCCGCGACGCGGCCCGTCAGATGCTCGCGGTTGCGCTGCGGGCCGAGGTCGCCGCCTACATCGACTCCGCTGCCGACCAGCTTGACGATGCCGGTCGGCGCTTGGTGGTGCGCAACGGTCACCACAACGAACGCGAGGTCCTGACCGCGGCGGGCCGGGTGCCGGTGCGAGCCCCGCGGGTCAACGACAAGCGCATCGATGAGGCCACCGGAGAACGTAGGCGGTTCGCTTCGGCGATCCTGCCGGCGTGGGCGAGGAAGTCGCCGAAGGTTGCGGAGGTGTTGCCGCTGCTGTACCTGCACGGTTTGTCCTCCTTGGACTTCGGTCCGGCGCTGACCCAGTTCCTGGGCTCGGCGCAGGGCCTCTCGCCGGCGACGATCACGCGGTTGACCAAGGACTGGCAGGACGAGGCGGCCGCGTTCAACACCCGCTCCCTGGCCGGCACCGACTACGTGTACGTGTGGGTCGACGGGATCCACCTCAAGGTTCGCCTCGAGCAGGATAAGGTGTGCCTGCTGGTCATGATCGGCGTCCGCGCGGACGGCACCAAGGAGCTGATCGCCCTCGACGACGGGCACCGGGAGTCCACCGAGTCCTGGCTGGACCTGCTCCGCTCGGCCAAGCGGCGTGGCATGCGGGCGCCGGTGCTCGCGGTCGGCGACGGCGCGCTCGGGTTCTGGGCCGCCCTGCGGGAGGTCTTCCCTGAGACCGTGGAGCAACGCTGCTGGTTCCACAAGATCGCCAACGTCCTCAATGCGTTGCCGAAGTCGGTCCAGCGCGGCGCGAAGACCGCCCTGGCCGAGATCTGGAACGCCCAGGACAAAGAGCACGCCCAGAAGGCTGCCAAAGTGTTCGTCGCCGACTACGGGGTCAAGTGGCCCAAGGCCACCGCCAAGATCAGCGACGACCTTGACGTGCTTCTGGCCTTCTACGACTACCCGGCCGAGCACTGGGTCCACCTGCGCACGACGAACCCGATCGAGTCCACCTTCGCTACCGTACGGCTACGTCAGCGCGTCACCAAGGGGCCCGGCTCCCGGGCCGCGGGGATCGCGATGGCATTCAAGCTCATCCAGTCCGCACAAGCCAGGTGGCGAGCAGTCAACGCGCCCCATCTCGTCGCTCTGGTCCGTGCCGGCGCGACCTTCGACAAAGGCATCCTCGTCGAACGACCCGACGAACCGACCCACGAATCAGGAGGCGATCAACACGTCGCGTGA
- a CDS encoding GNAT family N-acetyltransferase, giving the protein MTLSLTARSTTPGGIDAVELRGIQTSDRDALATAYLAAYPPGVAATSLSDAQQEMDDTFAGEFGVLRHDLTRVATFENRPVGAILVVGKSIWDPRLDGPFIIDLFVHPDVRGMGVGRALLDTAVHAGARAGDATLSLRVGEGTSPAALAL; this is encoded by the coding sequence ATGACCCTCTCACTCACCGCTCGCTCAACCACTCCCGGCGGCATCGACGCCGTCGAGCTCCGAGGCATCCAGACGTCTGATCGCGACGCCCTCGCCACCGCCTATCTCGCGGCATACCCGCCCGGTGTCGCGGCCACCAGCCTGAGCGACGCCCAGCAAGAGATGGACGACACCTTCGCCGGCGAGTTCGGCGTACTGCGCCACGACCTCACCCGGGTCGCCACCTTCGAGAACCGACCCGTCGGTGCGATCCTGGTGGTGGGTAAGTCGATCTGGGACCCCCGGCTGGACGGGCCCTTCATCATCGACCTTTTCGTCCATCCCGACGTGCGAGGCATGGGCGTCGGCCGAGCCCTGCTCGACACCGCGGTGCACGCCGGCGCGCGGGCTGGGGATGCCACCCTCTCGCTGCGCGTCGGCGAGGGCACTTCCCCAGCGGCTCTCGCGCTCTAG
- a CDS encoding helix-turn-helix domain-containing protein, whose protein sequence is MSEPTACAARCPHDDAYCDNCDRLVGLPGVHVIDVDRRPAGLVVEVESPPAVMGCPTCGVVARSHGRRTVTLVDIPCFGAPTRVRWRKRTWTCPEPSCPVGVFTEQDTGIANPRAMLTTRACRWATEQVRREHASIAGLARQLATTWRTVWRSIEPILARAAADESRFTGVTTLGVDEHLVRHEALLFRMEVRDLHRPAVVAVG, encoded by the coding sequence GTGTCTGAGCCTACGGCGTGTGCTGCGCGCTGCCCCCATGACGACGCCTACTGCGACAACTGTGACCGTCTCGTCGGCCTGCCCGGCGTGCACGTCATCGATGTGGACCGACGACCTGCCGGGCTGGTGGTCGAGGTCGAGTCCCCACCAGCGGTGATGGGCTGCCCGACCTGCGGGGTGGTGGCCCGCAGCCATGGCCGACGGACGGTCACCTTGGTCGACATCCCCTGCTTCGGCGCCCCGACACGCGTGCGTTGGCGCAAACGCACGTGGACGTGTCCCGAGCCGTCCTGTCCGGTAGGGGTGTTCACCGAGCAGGACACCGGGATCGCCAACCCGCGGGCGATGCTGACCACCCGGGCGTGCCGCTGGGCGACCGAACAGGTCCGACGCGAGCATGCCAGCATCGCCGGACTGGCTCGGCAGTTGGCCACGACGTGGCGGACCGTGTGGAGGAGCATCGAGCCGATCCTCGCCCGCGCCGCCGCCGACGAGTCCCGCTTCACTGGGGTTACCACCCTCGGGGTGGATGAGCACCTGGTGCGCCACGAGGCGCTGTTGTTTCGGATGGAGGTGAGAGACCTGCATCGCCCCGCTGTCGTAGCAGTGGGGTGA
- a CDS encoding DUF4268 domain-containing protein — MKANETNLEGILEGKRQYQVPLYQRVYSWGPKQIDQLWDDLMEIAEARRAGGTPTHFIGSLVLAASPDNGVVGVHKFLVVDGQQRLTTLSILLAAIRDHLAESDGQEHRDRIDAQYLVNTYDAGKPPKLVPTQADRSAYLAIVRASAEAGGEDAVGAAYRRFRVKLAEVDDPEDPHDIAAIENAVLRGLALVAVTAEAGDNAHRIFESLNNTGLRLTQSDLLKNHLFMRLGDRAEEVYEALWRPLEDKLGSENLELLFWLDLVQSDEKAKQSDTYLGQQRRFDTLTTAADVEAEIQRIAKLGEVLATILKPQREQNVTLRKRLERIRAWGSTTAYPIVMQVLAQRTAGRVSDDKAIAALACLESYFVRRIVIGRATAGLNRTLLQAVGAIAEASDVEVALRDYLSEGRKHFATDAQVRESVTAVPFYWQGRASQKKLILLWLEESLRPKEPVDARQLTIEHVLPQTLTDAVRTEFGATLPAEAEVAFEHERLVHTLGNLTLTGYNSELSNRPFSQKRTMLAESGVRMNQTIAEHPTWGASEITDRGQALAERIIDLWPGPNEKLVGVRDRESELRVDVATVLAGLPSGRWTTYGEVAVVVGSHPVPVGQAIANHPMPNPWRVLNAGGTLSAQFRWTDQHRTDDPRDLLRAEGVHVDVAGRADPEQFMDAVELAAGMGLDIDASTLRRRRRRQARKTTTDPGALGVQQAAFWTSVQQWGRQHATHASFHRSPGRRHWYPVHPAGVTPGVNLIVNTTKPRVYVEAYIEGGKDQFHALHNQRQEIERDLGYAVEWREQPEKKASRIIRERPGDFRDPGQADLLVQWLVRTADDFVRVLHARHA, encoded by the coding sequence GTGAAGGCGAACGAGACCAACCTCGAGGGCATCCTCGAGGGCAAGCGGCAGTACCAGGTGCCGCTGTATCAGCGCGTGTACTCGTGGGGGCCCAAGCAGATCGACCAGTTGTGGGATGACCTGATGGAGATTGCCGAGGCGCGTCGGGCCGGGGGTACCCCCACCCACTTCATCGGGTCGCTGGTACTGGCGGCGAGTCCTGACAACGGCGTGGTCGGCGTCCACAAGTTCCTGGTCGTCGACGGTCAGCAGCGGCTCACCACCTTGTCGATCCTGTTGGCCGCGATCCGCGACCACCTGGCCGAGTCCGACGGCCAGGAACACCGCGACCGGATCGATGCCCAGTACCTCGTGAACACGTACGACGCGGGCAAGCCTCCCAAGCTGGTGCCGACGCAGGCCGACCGATCGGCGTACCTGGCGATCGTGCGTGCGAGCGCGGAGGCAGGTGGCGAGGACGCCGTGGGTGCGGCGTACCGGCGCTTCCGTGTGAAGCTGGCCGAGGTCGACGACCCCGAGGATCCCCACGACATCGCGGCTATCGAGAACGCCGTGCTCCGTGGACTCGCGCTGGTGGCGGTGACGGCGGAGGCGGGCGACAACGCGCACAGGATCTTCGAGTCGCTCAACAACACCGGATTGCGCCTCACCCAATCGGACCTGCTGAAGAACCACCTGTTCATGCGGCTGGGTGATCGTGCGGAGGAGGTGTACGAGGCGCTGTGGCGTCCGCTGGAGGACAAGCTCGGTTCGGAGAACCTGGAGCTGTTGTTCTGGCTCGACCTGGTGCAGAGCGACGAGAAGGCCAAGCAGTCCGACACGTACCTAGGGCAGCAACGCCGCTTCGACACGCTGACCACAGCGGCCGACGTCGAGGCCGAGATCCAACGGATCGCCAAGCTAGGCGAAGTGCTGGCCACCATCCTCAAGCCGCAACGCGAGCAGAACGTCACCCTGCGGAAGCGGCTTGAACGCATCCGGGCCTGGGGGTCCACGACCGCGTACCCAATCGTGATGCAGGTGTTGGCGCAGCGAACGGCTGGACGCGTTTCGGACGACAAGGCCATCGCTGCCCTCGCGTGCTTGGAGTCATACTTCGTTCGCAGGATTGTGATCGGCCGGGCGACTGCCGGGTTGAACCGGACGCTCTTGCAGGCGGTCGGTGCCATCGCTGAGGCGTCCGACGTGGAGGTGGCGTTGCGGGATTACCTGTCGGAGGGGCGCAAGCACTTCGCGACGGACGCCCAGGTGCGAGAGTCCGTGACAGCCGTTCCGTTCTACTGGCAGGGGCGGGCGTCCCAGAAGAAGCTCATCCTGCTGTGGCTCGAGGAGTCCCTGCGTCCGAAGGAGCCGGTCGATGCCAGGCAGCTCACGATCGAGCACGTGTTGCCGCAAACCCTGACGGACGCCGTGCGCACCGAGTTCGGCGCAACCTTGCCTGCGGAGGCGGAGGTGGCGTTCGAGCACGAGCGTCTCGTCCACACGCTGGGGAATCTCACGCTGACCGGGTACAACAGCGAGCTGAGCAACCGGCCGTTCTCTCAGAAACGCACGATGCTGGCCGAAAGCGGCGTGCGGATGAACCAGACGATCGCGGAGCACCCGACGTGGGGTGCCAGCGAGATCACCGACCGCGGGCAGGCACTGGCGGAGCGCATCATCGACCTGTGGCCCGGCCCCAACGAGAAACTCGTGGGGGTCCGTGACCGGGAATCGGAACTGCGTGTGGACGTCGCCACTGTGCTGGCCGGGCTCCCCTCCGGCCGGTGGACCACCTATGGCGAAGTAGCGGTCGTGGTCGGCAGTCACCCCGTCCCGGTGGGGCAGGCGATCGCGAACCACCCGATGCCGAACCCGTGGCGTGTGCTGAACGCTGGCGGGACCCTGTCTGCCCAATTCCGCTGGACCGACCAGCACCGCACAGATGACCCTCGTGACCTGCTCCGTGCGGAGGGGGTCCACGTCGACGTGGCGGGTCGTGCCGACCCGGAGCAGTTCATGGACGCCGTCGAACTGGCGGCCGGAATGGGGCTGGACATCGATGCGTCCACTCTGAGGCGGCGCCGCCGTCGGCAGGCACGGAAGACAACCACAGATCCTGGGGCCCTGGGCGTCCAGCAGGCCGCGTTTTGGACGTCGGTGCAGCAGTGGGGCCGCCAACATGCCACGCACGCTTCCTTCCACCGATCGCCAGGACGCCGACACTGGTACCCCGTTCACCCCGCTGGGGTCACCCCAGGGGTGAACCTCATCGTCAACACCACGAAGCCAAGGGTCTACGTGGAGGCGTACATCGAAGGAGGCAAGGACCAGTTCCACGCGCTGCACAACCAAAGGCAGGAAATCGAGCGCGACCTCGGCTACGCCGTGGAGTGGCGGGAGCAACCGGAGAAGAAGGCCAGCCGCATCATTCGTGAGCGTCCCGGCGACTTCCGGGACCCGGGACAGGCTGACCTACTGGTGCAATGGCTCGTACGGACCGCCGATGACTTCGTTCGAGTGCTCCACGCACGCCACGCCTGA
- a CDS encoding transposase: protein MSPRKRGPKELTGMVDLTRDKDGRVRARLLDLVPGRSGTVYKTWLDQRGKTFKQRVEVATLDPFHGYKNAIDDKLADATAVLDAFHVVALAGRAVDEVRRRVQQEIHGHRGRSGDPLYGIRNILRCGAERLTDKQHARLAAAIAADERHDAVHIAWQCAQRVRAA from the coding sequence GTGAGCCCCCGCAAGCGCGGCCCGAAGGAGTTGACCGGCATGGTCGATTTGACTCGTGACAAGGACGGACGCGTCCGAGCCCGGCTGCTCGACCTGGTGCCGGGCCGCTCCGGGACGGTGTACAAGACGTGGCTCGACCAACGCGGCAAGACGTTCAAGCAACGGGTGGAAGTCGCCACGTTGGATCCGTTCCATGGCTACAAGAACGCCATCGACGACAAACTCGCCGACGCCACCGCTGTGCTCGACGCCTTCCACGTGGTCGCCCTGGCCGGCCGGGCGGTCGACGAGGTCCGTCGCCGGGTGCAGCAGGAGATCCACGGCCACCGCGGCCGCTCCGGCGACCCGCTCTACGGGATCCGCAACATCCTGCGCTGCGGGGCCGAGCGGCTCACCGACAAACAACACGCACGCCTCGCGGCGGCGATCGCCGCCGATGAACGCCACGACGCCGTCCACATCGCCTGGCAGTGCGCCCAACGGGTTCGCGCCGCCTAG
- a CDS encoding thioredoxin family protein, whose translation MNIKILGPGCANCVKLEKIAREAVAELGLDATIEKVVDYADIAAYDIMRTPGLVVDEQVLVSGRVPTKAHVKELLAPLAR comes from the coding sequence ATGAACATCAAGATCCTGGGCCCCGGGTGCGCGAACTGCGTGAAGCTCGAGAAGATCGCCCGCGAGGCGGTCGCCGAACTCGGCCTCGATGCGACCATCGAGAAGGTCGTGGACTACGCGGACATCGCCGCGTACGACATCATGCGCACGCCCGGACTGGTCGTCGACGAGCAGGTCCTGGTCTCGGGGCGGGTGCCCACCAAGGCGCACGTCAAGGAACTCCTCGCGCCCCTGGCTCGCTGA
- a CDS encoding transposase translates to MCLRDQLRDTPYAHPDPAAGRQLAEQVVDGFPSCPIPEIARLGRTLRQWKDAFLAYFDTDRASNGGTEAINGLIELHRRIGRGFRNRENYRLRMLLVGGGLTLDPPQV, encoded by the coding sequence ATCTGCCTACGAGACCAGTTACGCGACACGCCCTACGCCCACCCCGACCCGGCAGCCGGCCGCCAGCTCGCCGAGCAGGTCGTCGACGGCTTCCCGTCCTGCCCCATCCCCGAGATCGCCCGCCTCGGCCGAACCCTGAGACAGTGGAAGGACGCGTTCCTGGCCTACTTCGACACCGACCGCGCCAGCAACGGCGGCACCGAGGCCATCAACGGGCTCATCGAGCTCCACCGCCGCATCGGCCGAGGGTTCCGGAACCGAGAGAACTACCGGCTACGCATGCTCCTCGTCGGCGGCGGACTCACCCTGGACCCACCGCAGGTATGA
- a CDS encoding permease, with the protein MTSRTDVRTPTSLWLRLAGAALAWVALYQLNERLWTWLFRDLAGLDLASPLGGAVHFFFYDVGKLFLLLTGLMFVIGMLRASFNLERARAYLEGKGLFVGLFLAVVLGVVTPFCSCSSIPLFMGFVAAGIPLSITLTFLLASPLVSEIAAIMIGDQFGWHIAGAYVLSGSVLAMAVGWVFSRFNLDHWVEDMVFATRIGQLRVDGHVPTLAERVDAAIEETKEILGRIWKWILLGVGIGAAIHGWVPAEFFATWAGPDNPLAVPIVTVLAIPLYVNGAGVVPIAEALWAKGMSLGTVMAFMMSAISLSIPEAIMLRRVLKPPLLILFFAVVAVGIMIIGFGFNLLFS; encoded by the coding sequence ATGACCAGCCGGACCGATGTCCGGACCCCCACCTCCCTGTGGCTGCGCCTGGCCGGCGCGGCCCTGGCGTGGGTGGCCCTGTACCAGCTCAACGAGCGCCTGTGGACGTGGCTGTTCCGTGACCTCGCCGGGCTCGACCTCGCCTCGCCCCTTGGAGGCGCGGTGCACTTCTTCTTCTACGACGTGGGCAAGCTGTTCCTGCTGCTGACCGGGTTGATGTTCGTGATCGGCATGCTGAGGGCGAGCTTCAACCTGGAGCGGGCCCGCGCCTACCTCGAGGGCAAGGGCCTGTTCGTCGGCCTCTTCCTCGCCGTCGTGCTGGGCGTGGTGACGCCCTTCTGCTCGTGCAGCTCGATCCCGTTGTTCATGGGGTTCGTCGCCGCCGGCATCCCGCTGTCGATCACCCTGACGTTCCTGCTGGCCTCACCGCTGGTCAGCGAGATCGCCGCGATCATGATCGGTGACCAGTTCGGCTGGCACATCGCCGGCGCCTATGTGCTGTCCGGGTCGGTGCTGGCCATGGCCGTCGGCTGGGTGTTCTCCAGGTTCAACCTGGACCACTGGGTGGAGGACATGGTGTTCGCCACCAGGATCGGGCAACTCCGGGTGGACGGCCACGTCCCCACCCTGGCCGAACGCGTCGACGCCGCGATCGAGGAGACCAAGGAGATCCTCGGCCGGATCTGGAAGTGGATCCTGCTCGGCGTCGGCATCGGCGCGGCGATCCACGGCTGGGTCCCGGCGGAGTTCTTCGCCACCTGGGCCGGCCCCGACAACCCCCTCGCGGTCCCGATCGTGACCGTCCTGGCGATCCCGTTGTACGTCAACGGCGCCGGTGTCGTCCCGATCGCCGAGGCCCTGTGGGCCAAGGGCATGAGTCTGGGCACCGTGATGGCGTTCATGATGAGCGCGATCTCGCTGTCCATCCCCGAGGCCATCATGCTGCGGCGCGTCCTCAAGCCCCCGCTGCTCATCCTGTTCTTCGCGGTCGTCGCCGTCGGCATCATGATCATCGGGTTCGGCTTCAACCTGCTGTTCAGCTGA